A segment of the Strix uralensis isolate ZFMK-TIS-50842 chromosome 23, bStrUra1, whole genome shotgun sequence genome:
TGTTTAGATCAGGTAGCagaaatgccaaagaaaataGTGACTAGCAAAGCAAGTTGAATGATTTTATGTAAGGCCAACACGCTTGGCAGATTGCCTGGGGAGAAGCTGCACACTTATATAACAGTACAGTGCTAATTCAAATTCTCTGCAGAACTATCTGGCTAGAGTCGTTCTGGGACTTGAGTTTCTGTATTGTAAACAGTGCTTCTTTCCCCTGCCAAACATTTCTTTGTCTATTCAGAGGTGAGTCTAGATCAGTTCGTGACTGAAAATGTGAGGTAGTGCCAGTTGCCTTTGATTTTCATCTCCTTTCCCTTGCTATCTTTTCACCTTGCAGCATTGGACTTCAGGCAGCTGTAACTAAAAGAAGTGAAAACTTCAAGGCACAAGGCTCTTAATTCATCCTCTTGGTCCATCTTTTCCTgggattgtctttttttttcttttttaagagagGAAATGGTTTAAAATTCGGTCAaccttttaatatatttattaagcTCATTAAATTTGGTGACTATGATCTTGATTTCATTTCACTTCAGGAATTGCTCAGCTGCATGTATCACCAAGTTTTCGACCTGCTTACTTCAGAGGATTGAGAAGTCAGAACAAAATCTTTATGCTGTCATTCCCTTGCAGGCAGCATCTGTGAAGAACAGATAGTGCTATTATGATCTTTTTGATAAAATACAAATGTATGTAAGACAGAAGTTAGGTGTCTTGCTTTTAGTCTTCATCCCTTTCTCAATCCAGGTCATGCATGCATTGCCAAACTGGACATGACTTGGGCCTTCTGGTTTGGGAAAATTTTATGGCTAAAGAAGCAGCCATTAGAGCCCTACATATAAAATTGCTCTGTAAGAGTTAAAGGTGTTGGGTATGAAAGCCCCTTAGCTGCTGTAAATAGAAAGAAAGTAGGTACTCAGGAGGGCAGGTTAAGCCTGCTGCTGAATAGAAAGCACTCCAGAAGGACAGGCTGTTTTTGTCTAATCCATTTAAGATTCTGATGAGTCATCCCAGCTGGAATCTGCAGTCGTGACTGTTAagtgacaaagaacaagtagTTGGTGGATCTGTCTCCTTGGAGACACTCAGCCCTGGAGTTTACACAGAAAGTTCAactctgctgcagaaaaagagTTTCAGAAGCTCCTGTATCTTCTTCTGTCTAATGAGCTTGGTTTTGGAATCTGTGGAGAACTTTCTCAACAGTGCTAATGACCTAGAAAGCAAATTCTGAAAAACTGGCAGTTCCAACAGGTGCACGTGAACTACCCCTGGAGCCCGGTGTTATCTGGATTTTCTTGCGTGGTTTTCACATGGTGAGTTCAGTTAACAGGGCTGCTGTCTAGCAGGTTGTGCACTGAAATCCCAGTGATTACTGGACTGTACCTGGCTTCCACTGGCAAATACTTGGCTGTTTACTAGTGTTTTGCTGTTTAGTCCTTGTAGATATGTCTGCTGTTAGTAGTGCAAGAAATTTGTATAGGTAAGTTTTTTTTAATGGGGCACTTCAGCGAGGTGTTGTACAGAACTTGGCAGCTGCTGGGGAAGCTGTCCAGACAGTTTATCTTCTTCAGAGAAGTTCTAGCCCAGCGTGCATTCTAAGGTGCGAGTGAAGAGGGGTGGAAATGGCTTTGGAAACCTGGGCTGTAGCAATTTCAGAACTGCAGGACAGTGTCATTTGGTGATCTTCCTGCTTTAGACCTGATCATGAAGTCCAGTTCTGACAGTGATTCACAGTGGTACCTCTGCAGTTGGAGTTCACTTGGGAAAAATGATGTGAACTCTTTTGGATGCCCTCAAAACCAGATATCCCTGAACTACCTGGGGAGACATAGCTTGTAGTGGGGTTGCCACATTCAACTTtcactctggggaaaaaacacaTCGCTGGGTAATTGTGAAAGGGAAGAAGATCTTTTTTGTGTGTCTCTCTACAGGAAGCAAACTCCTGAATTGCTTAGATACAGAGAATgccaaaaatattctttgttcaTCAGTCAGCCATCACTGGATTCTCCATGAAACTTTAATTCAATTCCTGACAGCTTTCAAAGAATGGAAATTATAACCTTGTCCCATATGACACACATTTGCCTGTAGCGCACTGCAGTCTTATGGTGTAGTGACTCTTATTCACTAGTGTATAATTCTGATAATTTTCAAGTATATGATGTAGCTTAAAAGCTCCCACTTCACAGTTAATACTTACTGCTTTTGTACAGTTCTTTTGACTGACAGTCTGACAGAACAGGAAGCATAACTTTTAACCCAaatactatcttttttttttcccctgtttttattCTAAGGTCAATTCTGGAAAAAGAAGGACCAAGGTCACTCTTCCGAGGGCTGGGTCCAAACTTGGTTGGAGTTGCACCATCAAGGTAAATAGTTAAACTATTGCTAAAAGGCACATTTAAGGTGCCAACCCAAATGTTGCAGTATGTTTGTGATTCAAAAGAATAGGTCATGAAGTTCTCCCATCTGTAAACTGAGATTTGTGCATGTATACTGCACAATATGCATACCaagaaatacttctaaaaatCTGCTTTACACTTGCATAACACTGGAAGGTACAGATTAAATAAGGCACTTAAATTCCAAGTCATTGCAGGAGCCACTTATCATGTGCTTGAGAAAACAAGAGAAAGTAGTGCAGAAAAATCTGTAGgattaatatttgcatttttctaaTATGATCTGCTATTTCCCTGCGAATACATAAAAGTGCTTGCCAAACACTGAGTAGGAGCTAGGTGCCAGGGGAGAGGAGTACCTATCTGGTCCTTGATTGCCTAAATTCTTCTCAAATGAAAAACTGCAGCTGAGACATTGCTGGCACATAACCCTGAAGGTGTGTCTctgtcccttttttttaaaaaaagcaactacTAAAGTGGCTACCAAGTTTGTTTGTATTTGAAAATCTTACGGGCACGTAAATGGTTTCCACATGTACTTATGACTGTCCCATTCTTGGCAGGGCTGAAGATCTTTGTGCCTAGCAAATGTTAAAACTTGTTAGCAATCGGGAAATTGGCAGCTCTTCTCTGCCTGAAATCGAACCAGTTAAAAAGGACCATGGAAGAGTGGTGTACTCCCTCTCTGGCCTCTTGCCCAGTAGGTAGGATGTTCCCCCGGAAGTGGGGAATCCTGTTTCTCTACAGGTGATCTTTGCAGCAGGGATTTGAATCCAGCACTGCCTGCTTTTTCAGGCAACTCACTCGTGCTGTCTTTTGTGTTCCGTTCCTTCATAATCTTCCATAAGATTGGAATAAGGTACTTTATGGAAATTCTCAAATTGTAGCCACCAATACCCACCAATATTTTTCTAGCAGTTCACTTCAAGGAGCTGTGATCTGAATGTACTTGGTTCTGTCTCTTACTCGTCATACTGACTGTTGCAGATCAGCTGAGCTTCCTCTATTCCTATGCATTGTATAGGGATTTGGGGTGTGTACAACTTTTTCAGTCCAGGGTTAAGTGTTTAAAGCATGAAGTGCTGCTAACACAGTTACAGTGCTGAAGAAATTTATGGAAAACGTAGGCTCCAGGTGGGAAGGTGATACTCCCAAGTTTACAAAGTGTGTTTAATGCCAAAGCTGGTGTAGGTATCCAATCTAACTTGCTTTGTCTGCAAGACCATGTTGTCTCTCATCTCAGGATgcaaaagtgaaatatttctacCCTGTGGGTAGTGGCACTTTAGTGTAAggagacaaaaaacccaaccctgtaTCTTTGTAGATGGAAGTAGTAATGTGGAGGCCTTTTTGGAGAGAAAGTCTTGTTTTTCGAGGGACGGAAGGGAAGAATAGTAATGTGTCTTATTTGATGTTGTGTATATTACCTTGCTTttcttatctatttttttttttcctctccacagaGCTGTCTATTTTGCATGCTACTCCAAAGCCAAAGAGCGATTTAATGGCATTTTTGTGCCCAACAGCAACATTGTGCACATCTGTTCTGCAGGTTCTGCAGGTATGTATTTGTAATTCATCCTCCATGTGGTCTGCAGCAATACCCCCATGTCCAGCCCCTCGCAAGTAGCAGGCAGCACATACACTGGTATCTGTGTGGCTCTGAGATACACCTTCATTCTTTAAAGCATTTATTCCAAGCTGTTGTTGCTACAAGACTGCTTCTATCTCTCTCGACAGTTGGGAAACGAGTAGGATGAATCATAAGGTGGGACTGGACTTGCAGTCTGTCTGCACGAGACCTGGGCTAACCCACCAGTCTGGGCTGACAGCTCTGGATAATTGTGGTATATGAATGAGTACAGAGGCGCGCTCAGAAAATGTACACTTAGTTTGAGGTTGTTTATGCCAGAAAAAGAGTTTGCTATAGCTCCTAACTTACCTTGTCTACAGGGGAACTGTTTTTCTGTTcagcactttaaaatatttctggattGTTGCTTACTAACTTGGAATGAACTTTTCTCCAACTGCAGTGCTGTGGTAATGtctctgtaagaaaaaaatattaataggcAACGGCAAACTTTTGATACTGTTTTAGCCATATAGTTTTAGGATCTTGTATTTTTCCTACCAGGATGGGGAAAACAATTTGTTCTTGTAGGAAAAATACTGCAGAAGAGCTCTGCTAGTTCAAACATCAGTCACCAGAGtgatcattaaaaataatctttcccaAACTAACCCCTTAATTACGGGTGGATTCTGTTAACGAGATGGCTCAGTGGCACCACCTAGAGCCTTGGGGAAAACAAAAGACTAATCCACGTGTGTTTTCCCCACAGGTCTCCTTTTATTTATGACTCTAAAACCCAGTCAGTAAGTAAGGTACCTTGGCTACAGCAGTCTTTAGGAACATGAGGTACATATTAAAATAGGTGCTAAAAGGAGGAATTCTTTAAGAAACTCCAGGGCTGTTTGTTGACGCCTCCTGAAGTTTAGCATGAGAGGGTTCTCTGGCCACAGAGAGATTGTAACCTGCGTGTCTTTTGAAACCTCTAGATAGAGCTGGTAACTAGAACCGTCTCACTGCACAGTGTATAAAGTTCATGTTTGCCATGGCAATGCATCAGCTatattttggggtttcttttctttttattcagccTTTATCACAAACTCCCTGATGAATCCTATATGGATGGTGAAAACCAGAATGCAACTGGAACGGAAGTAAGTATCTGATTGAGGGAGATGGGATGCCATGGAGTGGCTAAGGGAGCCTCCGGAAAACTCAACTTTCACGTTTTTACTCATGGCTCTTTGTACTTTGATAGATCTTGCCTGGTTGTTTCCCTGACTCTCAATTCCACCTTTCAAGCCACCATGCTTCTGCCTGGTCCAACTAAAGGTTAAGGTTCTGTGTGTCCTACTTCAGTTTGATGCGTAGTTACTACTGGGAAGGATGTGGAAGTTGCTTTGAGCGCTGAGCTAGGCTCAGTTTCTGGTTTCACTGTAAACCTTAAGTAAAGTTGGGCATAGCGTTATTTTTCTTTCGGATTCCTGCTTACAGCATCTTCTGTACTTCAGGGGTTGTTGAGGATAAATATATCAAGGACTGAAATGCTTTAATGCAGCAATAATAGAGGCTGTGGAAAGATCAGAAGAGCTCATGTGGGAGCCTGAGCTTGAGGTTGCAGTCCGTGTCCCATTTGGTGACATCACTTGTGCTGATCCTAGATCATACAGATGTGTGTGTTACTGCAGCAAACCAAGGTTCCTGCTACACAGCTAGGCAGCTGTAAACAGAAAGGGTGatggttttaaattttaatgaagcCACATTAGTTTTGTAAGAAGTTCTAGAGGCAGTAAGACTCTGTTGCAGTAGTTTAATGTCCTTTTGCTTCCTTCAGCGTTGGATTACTGTTGAACATACCTCCTGAAGACAGAGAGGGAATTTGACAGTAATACCTTTTAGTTGAGTGATTCACAGCCACTGGTGGATATCGAAGCAGTGAGGGACTCTGCTAATAATGTGACTGTTTAGAATGGAAATTCCTTCCTGCAAGGACATGTTAGATCAGATAAGAAGGATCCTTTAAGGCACCACAACTTATAAGTAATTTACGAGACTTAATTCCAGCACTTTGCAGGGTGGCACCTTTGAACTGAGTGCTGCCTCTTAAAATGATGGATCATTTCTCATGTAGCAGGCCTCTGTCTCTTGGCCTGCTGAAGCTGGCTTTAAATGGAATTATTAGTTTAACACCAAGCAGTGTCCCTTTGCTGCTTATTGTCTTTTAAAGCATTGGTGTGAACTGTCACAGACTGGATATAACTTGAGCTGAAAGAATTATGCTGAGTATGTACTAGTGAATTAGCAAAGCCAAGTGTGTGCTCTTGGCATGATAGTCCTGCTCTACATAGCTTTCCTAGAAGATTTTTGGAGTAAAACTTAGCAGAGAACCTTTTCTGTAGTTATAAGAACTGTTGAAAtccatgaggtttttttaataccaatCCTTTTTTTTGGGCTCATTATATgctctgttctgtttgttttttagagTCAGAGGCTCAAAGCCAATGAATGCTTTGCAGTGTGCTAGATATGTTTACCAGACAGAAGGTATCCGTGGCTTTTATAGGGGCTTGACTGCCTCCTATGCTGGGATTTCTGAGACCATTATCTGCTTTGCTATTtatgaaagtttaaaaaagcaCTTAAAGGAAGTCCAACTGCCCCCTTCTCCTAATGGGACCGAAAGGAACTCAACAAACTTCTTTGGACTgatgtttgctgctgctgtttccaagGGCTGTGCCTCTTGTATTGCTTATCCACACGGTATGTTAACTTTTCCATTTATGACTGCAGTAGAACAGCTGTTGCCTGTAATCCAAGACGAATGATGGGGTTTAGGGCTGTAAAATTCTTAGTTGTTTGAATGGCCAAATGCATGTTACTGTGGCGTGTGCATACACATTGGCATTTTCAGTACTGGTCCCACCATTCCTAGTTAGCCACATAGTTGGTGATTGGGGCTTCCTAGTTTAAAAACAACTCAAATAATGCCAAAAAGAAATTGAATTGCCTGATGCTTCTGTTCTCACTAGTAGCCTCATCTAGCTGAGTACCCACAGCCTTTGGGATTCTGTGATCAACTGATGGGAAACACTTGTGGGCTgagtgctgttattttttttggATAGACATGAATGTTATCGTGGTTATATAGAAACTAGAGCAATATTGATTATGTGAGCATCAGTGAAGCATTTAGTTCTGCAGTAGCTTGAATGAGCCAATAATCCATTTATTCTCAATGAAAGGGAACTCATCTTTAACTTTGCTTCTTGCCTGAACGGCAATGTGTACAGGATTCCATGGCTGAAAGTACTGGTAGGTAATTGGTACAGGAAGGTTTTCATGTCCCTGGGTTTTGCATCTCTTTCCCGGAAATGGCACATTTCTCAATGGAAAGGTTTAAGTTTTGTTGACTTTGGGCTCTGTTTTACCTTTCTGCAGAGGTCATACGGACACGGCTGCGAGAAGAAGGCACTAAATACAAGACTTTCATTCAGACGGCACGTCTGGTAGCACGTGAAGAAGGCTATCTCGCCTTCTATAGAGGACTCTTTGCCCAGCTCATCCGGCAGATACCAAACACAGCCATTGTGTTGTCCACCTACGAGTTAATTGTGTATCTGTTAGAAGACCATGCAAAGTAGCAGAGCCAAGACTCCTGTTACAGACTGTAGACCAATTTCTTCGTTGAACAAATAGTCCTTTAAGAGACTGATGCAGGTGGCAGCAGTGGTGGAAAAACTACAAGTCTGTGACCACCTGCTGGATATTTCCTTTTGGATTCATGCTTTCTGAAAGGTCTCAAGTCATTAACGTTAATAGTTAATTACAACTTTTTTTAACTTAATGATAATTAAACTGCTACTAAATTAATTTACACTATTTAATTTAAGTATATGTTTGTCCTTTTCCTTAAGCACAGCCATATGTGGTCAAGGAATGTACCTCATACTATCAAGTGATCTCTTGGACTGATGTTcattaaaactgtattaaaacagaagaactgGTTTGGAGATTTGAAACTCTGTCGTCTTACCACTGGAGTCATGTCGCTTTAGTGCTGTAATAGCCTAATGCCCAAATAACTTTGAGAGTTCTGGTTTATTCAAGGTGCATCATTCATTGCTGTGTGAACATCCTGGAGTGTTCAAGTAGGACAATTGTGTAGTACTTTTCTCTGTTTTGATAGTATGAAACAAGCACACCAGTATCTCTTAGAAAAGCCACTTACGCTGGCATTATTGCTGGAATATGGTTGTGGGAGGCTTTtagtaaaaaattaattacagtaCTGTGTGCACCTATGCATTTGGGATACATGCTTATGCTAGTGTGTGTAAACAGATCTGTCATGACTTGGCTTTTAGACCTCGCTTTTGGGAAGGACTGAGCATAAAGATGGCCGATGACTGTGGCCTGGCTGCCCTCTGGAAATTCCATGAGGTGCAGTAACGTGGTCCTGTATCCTGACTTCAGCCTTTTACTACTGtggggcttgtttgttttccttagctTTCAATGCTAGAGGTCTGGAGAGTGGAAGAGAGGATAAGATAGGCCCCAAACCTATAGACTATAAATGCAGTTCTGGGTTCTGCTCTACAATATGATACTCAGGAATACTTCCCTCTTGATTTGATATCCTTGTAGAGCAGTGCTTCTGATGGGAATGAGATACTGTGTTATCTCATGGACATGTCACTAGTTAACACCCCAAAAAATCCACAGCCTATGTAAATAGTTTCTTTCCGTCATTACTTGATTTCTTACTGAAGGAAATAAAGGATTCGTCAGCTTAGTGCAGCCTGTTGAACAGTCCTTGTTTCATATAGATATCTGCCTTCCCCTTCAAATACACAATATCAAAGGGGTGTTCTTCAGCAGTAGTCATGGTACAGTTCTTACCCTTTGGTTATAAATCAAATATCCTGCCTACTTGAGATCAGTCCTTTCATAAATACtagaacatgtttttaattttagtagTCTCTACCACTTGTATTGCAGGAGTACCTTGCAGTTAAAGTATTGTAGATAAATAATTACTGATAGTGCaggataaaatattttagaacgCAAATGGCTagatttgtgttttgttttggccATCCTATGCTCTCCTATTCATTAGTGTCATTTGCTTTGGCAGCTGAGACAAACACTACAGCATTTGAGCCCAACTTTAGTCTTCCCTGCTGTTGAGCTGAACAATGAGCTTCTCATGATTTGAGCAGGTGTTGAGTTCTTGAGCATAAACAAGTGTTTATGGACATCTTTGACTTCAAGGACCACATACAGCCGAGGTGGTGGTTGGACTTGGATCATGCAAAGCATTAAGAAACACTCTAGTAGTGAGTAGAGCTGTCTTTTACAAGATGAAGTTTTCAGGCTAGTATTTTTTTGTAGAAATATAGTGGGTTGATAACTGGATTCAAACCTTCACGTTTGTTCTTGTTAGAACGTAGCTGATGAATGGGACTTGAGGTCATATTTGACATCACTGTGATGGAGGCGCATAATGCAAAGAGGGTAGAATGTGTGTATACCTCATTATGAggcaaaactgcaaaaataactgatttctaTTATGGTGTACTGAAAAG
Coding sequences within it:
- the SLC25A33 gene encoding solute carrier family 25 member 33 isoform X2, whose protein sequence is MVRPTSVSPGLFSVLKSILEKEGPRSLFRGLGPNLVGVAPSRAVYFACYSKAKERFNGIFVPNSNIVHICSAGSAAFITNSLMNPIWMVKTRMQLERKVRGSKPMNALQCARYVYQTEGIRGFYRGLTASYAGISETIICFAIYESLKKHLKEVQLPPSPNGTERNSTNFFGLMFAAAVSKGCASCIAYPHEVIRTRLREEGTKYKTFIQTARLVAREEGYLAFYRGLFAQLIRQIPNTAIVLSTYELIVYLLEDHAK
- the SLC25A33 gene encoding solute carrier family 25 member 33 isoform X1, with translation MAGAPQENTLLHLFAGGCGGTVGAIFTCPLEVIKTRLQSSKLAFRAVYYPQVQLGTISGEGMVRPTSVSPGLFSVLKSILEKEGPRSLFRGLGPNLVGVAPSRAVYFACYSKAKERFNGIFVPNSNIVHICSAGSAAFITNSLMNPIWMVKTRMQLERKVRGSKPMNALQCARYVYQTEGIRGFYRGLTASYAGISETIICFAIYESLKKHLKEVQLPPSPNGTERNSTNFFGLMFAAAVSKGCASCIAYPHEVIRTRLREEGTKYKTFIQTARLVAREEGYLAFYRGLFAQLIRQIPNTAIVLSTYELIVYLLEDHAK